In one window of Paraflavitalea soli DNA:
- the hisC gene encoding histidinol-phosphate transaminase, which translates to MSFDLNNIIRDNIKKLVPYSSARDEFKGEASVYIDANENSLGSPLRKWYNRYPDPLQKQVKNKLSEVKGVPAEHIFIGNGSDECIDVLIRAFCDPGKDNIIICPPTYGMYEVSANINDVAIKKVPLTPAFQLDLPAIEEAVDDQTKMIFICSPNNPTGNSLERDDIEVLLNNYFGLVVIDEAYINFSRFRSFTQELEDYPNLVVMQTLSKAWGLAALRVGLAFASVPIIEIMNKVKPPYNINQASQDLVLQALEEVGQVNDMIKEIVSQRGELEKLLPTLAVVKRVYPSDANFLLVQVTDANAIYNFLLQEGIVVRNRSSVTLCEGCLRITVGTAAENEALVKALKKYAA; encoded by the coding sequence ATGAGCTTTGATCTGAATAATATAATAAGAGATAATATCAAGAAACTGGTACCCTATTCCTCTGCCCGTGATGAGTTTAAGGGAGAGGCGAGTGTGTACATCGATGCCAATGAGAACAGCCTGGGATCGCCACTGAGAAAATGGTACAACCGGTACCCCGATCCTTTGCAAAAGCAGGTAAAGAACAAATTAAGCGAAGTAAAAGGCGTTCCTGCCGAACATATTTTCATCGGTAATGGCAGTGATGAATGTATCGATGTGCTGATACGGGCCTTCTGCGATCCGGGGAAAGACAATATTATTATTTGTCCGCCTACTTATGGTATGTATGAAGTGAGCGCCAACATCAATGATGTAGCCATTAAAAAAGTGCCGTTAACCCCAGCCTTCCAGCTCGACCTGCCGGCCATTGAAGAGGCCGTGGATGATCAGACTAAAATGATCTTCATCTGTTCGCCCAACAATCCTACCGGTAACTCTCTGGAGCGGGATGATATTGAAGTATTGCTGAATAATTATTTTGGCCTGGTGGTCATCGATGAAGCCTATATTAATTTCTCCCGCTTCCGGTCCTTTACCCAGGAACTGGAAGATTATCCCAACCTGGTGGTGATGCAAACTTTGTCCAAAGCATGGGGACTGGCGGCTTTGCGGGTAGGGCTCGCTTTTGCTTCCGTGCCCATTATTGAGATAATGAATAAAGTAAAACCTCCTTATAATATCAACCAGGCTTCGCAGGACCTCGTATTGCAGGCGCTGGAAGAAGTAGGGCAGGTGAATGATATGATCAAGGAGATCGTATCACAAAGAGGGGAGCTGGAAAAGCTGTTGCCTACCCTGGCGGTGGTTAAAAGAGTGTATCCTTCCGATGCCAACTTCCTGTTGGTACAGGTAACGGATGCCAACGCCATCTATAATTTCCTGCTGCAGGAAGGTATCGTGGTACGTAACCGCAGCAGTGTGACATTGTGTGAAGGGTGTTTGCGCATAACAGTAGGTACGGCTGCAGAAAATGAAGCGTTGGTGAAGGCATTGAAGAAATACGCTGCTTAA
- a CDS encoding PQQ-dependent sugar dehydrogenase → MKWISKVLPLILLAASAAYGNDTTHVKPRLRKAAPVEENGGITLPAGFKAVVVADSVGRARHIVTAANGDLYVMLFRIKDGHGILRLRDTNNDGIADQTTAFGNYAGTGITIKDGYLYASSNKEVFRYKLNEKQEVINPEQPEKIVTGLIDRNTHNTKSLVLDNVGNIYVNIGAPSNACQLEDRKKGSPSPYPCPLLDSVGGVWQFKADKLNQSYPEGIRYATGIRNIMGLDWNQTTNSLFAMQHGRDNLNSLFPEMYNEDESAELPAEELFQINKGDDFGWPYCYFDWYQNKKVLAPEYGGDKKKEGLCADKKKPVYAFPGHWAPNALMFYTGNQFPEKYRNGAFVAFHGSWNRAPKPQAGYFVVFLPFKDGKPNGEYEIFADGFAGASREPAKSRFRPCGLAQGPDGSLYISDDKKGRLWKVTYTKK, encoded by the coding sequence ATGAAATGGATTAGCAAAGTGCTCCCCCTTATTCTTTTGGCAGCCTCAGCTGCTTATGGCAACGACACCACGCATGTAAAACCCAGGCTCCGCAAGGCGGCGCCTGTAGAAGAGAATGGAGGCATTACACTGCCTGCCGGCTTCAAGGCCGTGGTAGTGGCCGATTCTGTGGGCAGGGCCAGGCATATCGTGACTGCCGCGAATGGCGACCTGTATGTCATGTTGTTCAGGATCAAAGACGGGCATGGCATATTGCGCCTGCGTGATACCAACAACGATGGTATTGCCGACCAGACAACGGCCTTTGGTAATTATGCCGGTACAGGTATTACCATCAAGGATGGTTATTTGTATGCCTCTTCCAATAAGGAAGTATTTCGCTACAAGCTGAATGAAAAGCAGGAAGTGATCAATCCCGAACAACCGGAGAAGATCGTCACAGGCCTGATCGACAGGAATACACACAATACCAAATCACTGGTGCTGGATAATGTGGGCAATATTTACGTGAATATTGGCGCTCCTTCCAATGCCTGTCAGCTGGAAGACCGCAAAAAAGGTTCTCCTTCCCCTTATCCCTGCCCCTTACTGGATTCAGTAGGCGGCGTATGGCAGTTCAAGGCCGATAAACTCAACCAGTCTTACCCCGAAGGTATCCGGTATGCTACCGGTATCCGCAACATCATGGGGCTCGATTGGAACCAAACCACCAACTCGCTGTTTGCGATGCAGCACGGCCGGGACAACCTCAACTCCCTGTTCCCTGAAATGTACAATGAAGACGAGAGTGCAGAATTGCCTGCGGAAGAGTTATTCCAGATCAACAAGGGCGATGATTTTGGCTGGCCTTATTGTTATTTCGATTGGTACCAAAACAAGAAAGTACTGGCCCCGGAATATGGCGGCGATAAAAAGAAAGAGGGGCTTTGTGCCGATAAGAAGAAACCGGTCTATGCATTTCCCGGTCACTGGGCGCCGAATGCCTTGATGTTCTATACCGGCAACCAGTTTCCCGAAAAATACAGGAATGGCGCTTTTGTGGCCTTCCATGGTTCCTGGAACCGGGCGCCCAAGCCACAGGCCGGGTACTTTGTCGTATTCCTTCCTTTTAAGGATGGCAAGCCCAATGGCGAGTATGAGATCTTTGCAGATGGTTTTGCCGGTGCATCCCGGGAGCCTGCCAAATCAAGGTTCCGTCCCTGCGGACTGGCCCAGGGCCCTGATGGTTCCCTGTATATCTCCGACGATAAGAAAGGTCGTCTCTGGAAAGTAACTTACACAAAAAAATAA
- a CDS encoding c-type cytochrome, producing the protein MQKTLLLITCAGAFLLMAAQVKPKPVPKKVLENGKKVYDTYCLPCHQQDGSGVPNMTPTLSKTTWVTGDKTKLVQVILKGMKGVEVDGETYDNVMAAHDYLTDQEIADVTTYVRNSFGNKANMITVAEVKAIRAKTK; encoded by the coding sequence ATGCAAAAAACATTGCTATTGATCACTTGTGCTGGCGCCTTTTTATTGATGGCCGCACAGGTAAAACCAAAGCCAGTGCCTAAAAAGGTATTGGAGAACGGTAAAAAAGTATACGATACTTATTGCCTGCCCTGTCATCAGCAGGATGGGAGTGGGGTACCCAATATGACCCCTACATTAAGCAAGACCACCTGGGTGACCGGCGATAAAACAAAGCTCGTACAGGTAATCCTGAAAGGCATGAAAGGTGTGGAAGTGGATGGTGAAACCTACGATAATGTAATGGCTGCTCATGACTATCTCACAGATCAGGAGATTGCAGATGTGACAACTTATGTTCGTAACAGTTTTGGCAATAAAGCGAATATGATCACAGTAGCAGAGGTGAAAGCCATCCGCGCTAAGACAAAATAA
- a CDS encoding four helix bundle protein: MQPAKCFEDLFVWQKAHQFTIGIYGYTRNFPREEVYGLTSQFRRAAVSIAANIAEGFKKRSGKDKARFMNIAQGSLEECRYYLILSRDLNYGENQSLGDLLDEVSRMLESYHNAISKSIIN; encoded by the coding sequence ATGCAACCTGCAAAATGTTTTGAAGACCTGTTTGTATGGCAGAAAGCTCACCAGTTTACTATCGGTATTTATGGCTATACACGAAATTTTCCGCGTGAAGAAGTATATGGACTAACTTCGCAATTCAGAAGAGCCGCTGTTTCGATAGCAGCCAATATTGCAGAAGGGTTTAAAAAGCGAAGTGGGAAAGACAAGGCAAGGTTTATGAATATTGCACAAGGTTCATTGGAAGAGTGCAGGTATTACCTAATACTTTCCAGGGACCTTAATTATGGTGAAAACCAGTCTTTGGGCGATTTGCTGGATGAAGTGAGTAGAATGCTTGAGTCTTACCACAATGCAATCTCGAAATCTATAATTAATTAA